Within Vigna unguiculata cultivar IT97K-499-35 chromosome 2, ASM411807v1, whole genome shotgun sequence, the genomic segment TttgatatgatattttaaactattttttgaaCACTTTTCTCATGTAAGGATctgatatttaattaaaagttccAACTTGGATTTGTGTACCCTTTTCTCATTCCACCATTCATTTTGGATTGCCTTTCAGGAGCATCACATTCGAACTGGCTGTGGTTCTGTGTCTGTCATAGTCTATGAGGATCCTGACAAACCAACTCTGATCACCTATCCGGATTTAGCACCAAATTGTAAGCACTgccaatttattttcttttacatagtTCCACTCTGATCACCTCTAGAACTTCAACAAGAGTTCTTGCAGTTGGGAGCAACTACAATTTGTTGTGAGGATCATGTTCCTTCTGCTGAAGACTTAGCAGATAAAATAATCAACATCCTCAACTATTTTGGgtaattaacatataattacaGTGTAGCATTCGTTTTTCAGAACTTTTGCTTTGAAACTCAATATGTGAAGTTGGCATGAACTATGTTCTTGTCTAGGCTTGGTGTAGTGATGTGTATGGGACTTCCTTCCTCAATATGTGTTTAATACTCCTTTTTTCCCTTCTGTAGTAATTAAAGGAATAACAAAACACAATGTGTCCGGTCTATCACAATAATACATCTTAAAGAGAAGGATTTAtccataattaattattaaagatCTTCTAATCAAGGATTAATTTTGTTCTTCTTGTATCAAGGATTTATCCAATAATTATTAACTTTGACAGAGCATGAGTTTTCAATGAGCCCTTAAATTGATGTTTGGACAACTACTCAAGATTGTAAAGGTATTTTgctaaaagtaaaatttggtacATTTCTTGACATGCAGTCTTTAAACTGAAATGGGGTCTTAATTGGTGTTGTACTTGAATCCCCTATTGATCAACAAAATCCTTCTACAACTGCAAATGTTGTACCAATTCCTTCCCAACCATCAATAGCCGAATCTACCCCTTCCCAACCCTCAATTGACCAACCCATACCTTCTCAACCCCCCATTGTTCAACCTGTGCAACCTCATGTTAATGAACCTACACCGTCATCTATGGCTTCCCAATGTGTTGGTGCTAGATTGACATCATTATCTTCCCCCTCTCAACAAAATGATACACCAACCTCAATACACACCCGATCTATTCATAATGTAATTCAGGAAGACCAACACATGTCTACCGAAGAAGCAGGTGAaccatccataaatgaagacgATGACCCTCATGTTGGTGCAATGCTTGAAATTATTGAACCTTGTAATGATGGGTAATAATCAATACTAGTTGAAAtcattttttcctttatattatATGGTTTTTTTCATATTGACATCATATTTTTCCATAATGTGTTTATATTATTAGGTTTTACCCAAGTAGAGTTGCCTCCAAGGAAATCACAAAGACAATTAAGCAACAATATGTTGAGCCATGGTTAACTTGGGGTGCAATGTTGGATGAAGAGAAGGAGATCTTCTTCCAATGGTTCAAGGTAAGTTTATATTTGTAACCTACCCTTTACTAGATTTCAATTAagcatatttaatttctttgcaTATATTGTTTACTGTAATAATCAATATCTTAACTACTATATTATCTCTTAATGTAGAGAAAGGTTACTTGGAGACCTGAACTTGAGGAGAAAATTAGAAAGATTTTCAACACAAAGGCCTCTCATAGACTTTCTGAAATCTTCATGGAAGCAAGAAAAACTGGGAAAAAACCTCACTGGATGTTTGATAGAGTATGGAGCAGTTTGCTTGCTAAGTGGAACCAACCCAAGTTTCGATCAAAGAGTGCTCGTAATCAAAAGAATTGAGCATCTGAGAAGGGTGGATGTTTGCACACAGGTGGCTCAATCACCATCCATGAGCATGCCTTTCGCATGGTATGTACActaaaaaattttgttatataacttCATTACTATTTTGTCATGATTAATTAGTTTTGGTTATAGGCAGAACAATTGGGTCGTCCTGTACATTTTGATGAGCTTTTCCACTATACTCATGTTCGCAAGAATACCGGTGATTTTGTAGATCACAGATCTAAACAAACATATGTAATTTCTCTAACTTTTTAGATCTTTCctcctttttaaatataaagatttgcCATTATATAATATGTCTATTTTTGAATAACAGGAGGAATTTCAAACTGTATTTTCCCAAGCAAGATCTGAGGCCGCTTCTTGTGGTGAAGGAGAAGAAATATCTCCATTGGACCCAAGTGAAGAAGAGAAGTTAAGGAAAAAAAGTTGGTTAGTTACCGCTAGTGGCAAAAATCCTAAGGGAAGGGTATATGGGGTTggaaaattgaatgaaaatcaTCTTTGCGGGGAAGCCTTCACACAACAACCATCTAGTTCTGCAGTTATGGATTCACAAAAGATTCTAAGGTTGGAAGAAGAAATTCGTCAA encodes:
- the LOC114174469 gene encoding uncharacterized protein LOC114174469; amino-acid sequence: MLDEEKEIFFQWFKRKVTWRPELEEKIRKIFNTKASHRLSEIFMEARKTGKKPHWMFDRVWSSLLAKWNQPKFRSKSARGSITIHEHAFRMAEQLGRPVHFDELFHYTHVRKNTGDFVDHRSKQTYEEFQTVFSQARSEAASCGEGEEISPLDPSEEEKLRKKSWLVTASGKNPKGRVYGVGKLNENHLCGEAFTQQPSSSAVMDSQKILRLEEEIRQSREEFRQSREENQ